A window of Amycolatopsis australiensis contains these coding sequences:
- a CDS encoding Gfo/Idh/MocA family protein, with amino-acid sequence MTELRWGLLAAGTIAGHFAAGVEESEHGTLAAVAARDAGRAGEFAARFEIPAAYGSYEDLLADPDVDAVYVSTPHALHKQWAIAAAEAGKHVLCEKPLTLTAADAEDVIAAARKHDVFLMEAFMYRLHPQTRRLVELVASGAIGDVRAVDTTFSFDSNPEETARLSDPALGGGGILDVGCYCTSLARLVAQAATGQDVVEPSEVSGMARLSATGVDEYATGLLRLPGDILATISCGIRLAREDGIRVFGTRGQLFVPQPAWIHALRKPGVSQIILTPADGEPEVIEVEATQGVFAREADYVAAHVEARQAPELSWAETLANMRTLDRWREAVGYGRPS; translated from the coding sequence GTGACGGAACTGCGCTGGGGCCTGCTGGCCGCCGGGACCATCGCCGGCCACTTCGCCGCGGGCGTCGAGGAAAGCGAGCACGGCACGCTCGCCGCCGTCGCCGCCCGGGACGCCGGGCGGGCCGGGGAGTTCGCCGCCCGCTTCGAGATCCCCGCCGCCTACGGCAGCTACGAAGACCTCCTCGCCGACCCGGACGTCGACGCCGTGTACGTCTCCACACCGCACGCCCTGCACAAGCAGTGGGCCATCGCCGCGGCCGAGGCGGGCAAGCACGTCCTGTGCGAGAAGCCGCTGACCCTCACCGCCGCCGACGCCGAGGACGTGATCGCCGCCGCCCGCAAGCACGACGTGTTCCTCATGGAGGCGTTCATGTACCGCCTCCACCCGCAGACGCGGCGGCTGGTGGAGCTGGTCGCGAGCGGCGCGATCGGCGACGTCCGCGCCGTGGACACGACGTTCTCCTTCGACAGCAACCCGGAGGAGACCGCCCGGCTGAGCGATCCCGCCCTCGGCGGCGGCGGGATCCTCGACGTCGGCTGCTACTGCACGTCGCTGGCCCGGCTGGTCGCGCAGGCCGCGACCGGGCAGGACGTCGTCGAGCCGAGCGAGGTCAGCGGGATGGCGCGCCTCTCGGCGACCGGCGTCGACGAGTACGCGACCGGCCTCCTGCGCCTGCCCGGCGACATCCTGGCGACGATCTCCTGTGGCATCCGGCTGGCCAGGGAAGACGGCATCCGCGTGTTCGGCACGCGCGGTCAGCTCTTCGTCCCGCAGCCGGCGTGGATCCACGCGCTGCGCAAGCCCGGCGTCTCGCAGATCATCCTGACGCCGGCCGACGGCGAGCCGGAGGTCATCGAGGTCGAAGCGACGCAAGGCGTCTTCGCTCGCGAAGCGGACTACGTCGCCGCGCACGTCGAAGCGCGCCAGGCACCCGAGCTGTCGTGGGCCGAGACGCTGGCCAACATGCGCACGCTCGACCGGTGGCGCGAGGCCGTCGGCT
- the cbiE gene encoding precorrin-6y C5,15-methyltransferase (decarboxylating) subunit CbiE, with translation MREKSRLTVVGIGADGWPGLAETARAVVLGADVVIGAPRQLAYLPPDVPGVPWPSPLLPGLDALLAEYEGQRVCVLASGDPFLSGVGTTLVTHGYEVEALPAVSSVTLARARLGWSAEETEVVTVVGRSSARVARVLAPGRRVLVLGADAAALRSLLTVRGYAESELFALENLGGPDERISDGWTGEPGPLTVFALDCVGPALPLIGIPDDVYAHDGQLTKRDLRVSALARLAPSPGELLWDVGAGAGSVGIEWSRLHGLNRAIAIERDPGRAERIGRNALDLGVPELEVVTGAAPEALSALPAPDAVFIGGGVTVPEVLDTCLATGARVVAHAVTVEAEQVLTRAYAQHGGELVRIGVERAGPLGGFTGWTPARVVTQWSSR, from the coding sequence GTGCGCGAAAAATCACGTCTCACGGTCGTCGGGATCGGGGCCGACGGGTGGCCGGGGCTGGCCGAGACCGCCCGTGCCGTGGTGCTCGGCGCCGACGTCGTGATCGGGGCGCCGCGGCAGCTGGCGTACCTGCCTCCGGACGTTCCGGGCGTGCCGTGGCCGTCGCCGTTGCTGCCGGGTCTGGACGCACTGCTGGCGGAGTACGAAGGGCAGCGCGTCTGCGTCCTGGCCAGCGGAGATCCGTTCCTGTCGGGGGTCGGCACCACGCTCGTCACCCATGGCTACGAGGTCGAGGCGCTGCCCGCGGTGTCGTCGGTGACGCTGGCCAGGGCCCGGCTGGGCTGGTCGGCCGAGGAGACGGAGGTGGTGACCGTCGTCGGCCGGTCGTCGGCGCGCGTGGCCCGGGTGCTGGCGCCGGGGCGGCGGGTGCTCGTCCTGGGTGCCGACGCGGCGGCGTTGCGCTCCCTGCTGACCGTGCGCGGGTACGCCGAGAGCGAGCTGTTCGCGCTGGAGAACCTGGGCGGGCCCGACGAGCGCATCTCCGACGGCTGGACCGGCGAACCCGGCCCGCTGACGGTGTTCGCGCTGGACTGCGTGGGTCCGGCGCTGCCGCTGATCGGCATCCCGGACGACGTGTACGCCCACGACGGCCAGCTGACCAAGCGCGACCTGCGGGTGTCGGCACTGGCCCGGCTCGCGCCGAGCCCCGGCGAGCTGCTGTGGGACGTCGGCGCGGGCGCCGGCAGCGTCGGCATCGAGTGGTCGCGGCTGCACGGGCTGAACCGCGCGATCGCGATCGAGCGCGACCCCGGGCGCGCGGAGCGGATCGGCCGCAACGCCCTGGACCTCGGCGTCCCGGAGCTGGAGGTGGTGACGGGAGCGGCACCGGAGGCGCTGAGCGCGCTGCCGGCCCCGGACGCGGTGTTCATCGGCGGCGGGGTGACGGTGCCGGAGGTCCTGGACACCTGCCTGGCGACGGGCGCGCGCGTGGTGGCGCACGCGGTCACCGTGGAGGCCGAGCAGGTGCTGACGCGGGCGTACGCGCAGCACGGGGGCGAGCTGGTGCGGATCGGGGTCGAGCGCGCGGGCCCGCTGGGCGGGTTCACCGGCTGGACCCCGGCTCGGGTCGTGACGCAGTGGAGCAGCCGGTGA
- the cobM gene encoding precorrin-4 C(11)-methyltransferase — translation MTVHFIGAGPGAADLITVRGRDLLARCPTCLYPGSMTPTDLLAHCPADAELVDTAGLSLEQIVAKLVEAHRAGRDVARLTSGDPSLYSAVAEQMRRLDAAGVPYDVVPGVPAFAASAAVLRRELTVPEVGQSLVITRVQARSTRMPPAETLRAFAATRATLALHLAINHVERVTGELTPHYGADCPVAVVALASQPGETVVRGVLGELPELVRDAGMTRAATIFVGRVLAATDFPDSFLYSSARDRADQPESL, via the coding sequence ATGACCGTCCACTTCATCGGGGCCGGGCCCGGGGCCGCCGATCTCATCACCGTGCGGGGGCGGGATCTGCTCGCCCGCTGCCCGACTTGTCTCTACCCCGGCAGCATGACTCCCACGGACCTGCTCGCCCACTGCCCCGCCGATGCCGAACTCGTCGACACCGCCGGGCTCAGCCTCGAGCAGATCGTCGCCAAGCTCGTCGAGGCGCACCGAGCCGGGCGGGACGTCGCGCGGCTCACCTCCGGGGATCCTTCGCTCTACAGCGCCGTCGCCGAGCAGATGCGGCGGCTCGATGCCGCCGGCGTTCCCTACGACGTCGTTCCCGGCGTGCCCGCCTTCGCCGCGTCGGCCGCCGTGCTGCGCCGGGAGCTCACCGTGCCCGAAGTCGGGCAGAGTCTCGTGATCACCCGCGTGCAGGCGCGCTCCACCAGGATGCCGCCGGCCGAGACACTCCGAGCCTTCGCCGCCACGCGGGCCACCCTCGCGCTGCACCTCGCGATCAACCACGTCGAGCGGGTCACCGGCGAGCTGACCCCGCACTACGGTGCCGACTGTCCCGTCGCCGTGGTCGCGCTCGCCAGCCAGCCCGGGGAGACCGTCGTGCGTGGCGTGCTCGGCGAGCTGCCGGAACTCGTCCGGGACGCCGGGATGACGCGGGCCGCCACCATCTTCGTCGGGCGGGTGCTCGCCGCCACGGACTTTCCCGACAGCTTCCTCTATTCCAGTGCCCGTGACCGGGCGGACCAACCGGAGTCGTTGTGA